Part of the Deltaproteobacteria bacterium genome is shown below.
CGATTCATGAGCGCCATCTGGAATTCGTACTCAAAGTCCGAGACAGCGCGCAGGCCGCGCAAAATCGTATTCGCGCCAGTGCTCGGGACATAGTCCACCAAAAGGCCGGCAAAGCCCTCCACCGCCACCCTGGTCTGTCCCCGGAAAGCCTCGCGAATCATCTCCACCCGCTCCTCCAGGCTGAAAAGCGGATTTTTGCCCGAATCCTTGGCCACGGCCACGATGACCCGGTCAAAGACTTCGAGACCACGGCGCACCAAACTCAGATGCCCGTTGGTGAACGGATCGAAGGTCCCGGGATAGACGGCTATGCGCTCTTCCTTAAGCCCCATATGCAAATCCTTGTCTGTCCATAAAGTTTATTCCGGATTGGTTCCAAAACCGGGAGCGGTGGATCGGGCAGATCCAGGCCGGCCTCGACTTCGGCGCAAATCAGCCCGTCCGGCGCTAGGCCGCCATTCTCCACAAGCAGGCGCACCGATGGCAGCAGCAAGTCCCGGCCATAGGGCGGGTCGATGAAGACCAACCCATATCGGCCCACGGCCGTGGCGCCAAGCCAGCGCAAGGCATCGCCCTTGATCAGCTGCCAGCGGCCCCGATCCACGCCCAAGTCTTCCAGATTGGCCCGGATCAAGGCGGCCGCGGCG
Proteins encoded:
- a CDS encoding pantetheine-phosphate adenylyltransferase, with amino-acid sequence MGLKEERIAVYPGTFDPFTNGHLSLVRRGLEVFDRVIVAVAKDSGKNPLFSLEERVEMIREAFRGQTRVAVEGFAGLLVDYVPSTGANTILRGLRAVSDFEYEFQMALMNRKLKPSIHTVFMMTDYRWLYISSTIIKDVARLGGSIEGLVPEAIQGRVTRRMDEWRALQAGDSGKP
- the rsmD gene encoding 16S rRNA (guanine(966)-N(2))-methyltransferase RsmD — protein: MRIIAGTYRGRRLRTTSGPGYRPATGRVRESVFSMLESLGVSWPDTLVADIFAGSGALAIEALSRGARGAVFVEKAAAAAALIRANLEDLGVDRGRWQLIKGDALRWLGATAVGRYGLVFIDPPYGRDLLLPSVRLLVENGGLAPDGLICAEVEAGLDLPDPPLPVLEPIRNKLYGQTRICIWGLRKSA